In the bacterium genome, GAGAGCGGCGCCCGGCGCCATGTCATGGACGATCTCGAGCATGGCGGTGCCCTCGGCGCCGTTCGAGCAAAGGCAAGGGTTGGCGTCGTTGCAAGTCCCGAAAGCTTGGATGCCGCTCGGCAGCTCCCCGGCTGCGACCGCGTCGCAAAGACCATCGATTCCGTCGGAGATGACGCCGACCCGGACGCCGCCGCCGTCAAAACCCAGATCCCGCAGCTCGTCGGCCCGATGGATGGAGTCGCCCTCGGTCCGGCAGCCACTGGGCTCGTCGACGCAAGGAGCTAGTCTAGCGGTCCCGAAGCTGGGCACGGTGATGCGGCGAACGAAGGGGAGTTCGGCGACCGAGTCCATCCGTTGGTAGGGAATCCAGCCTTGGACGATGCCGAGCTTGGCATTGCTGATCTCGATGCGGACCCCCCGACTTTGGAGAGCCGCGAGTTTTTCGGTCTCGACCGAGTCGAGATGGAGGTAGGCTTGCAGTGCCGCCGAGTCGTCGACTCGGGCGAAACCGCCCGACAGCGAGGAAGCTCGGGACGCGCGGGCATTGGAGTCCGTGATCCCGCGCCGGCCCAGCTCCTGAGCCATCACCCGAAGATTGGGATTGATCTTCTTCGACCGGGCGAGGGGCGAGTCGGGGTCGCCGCGATAAAGGCGCTCCTGGGCGCCGGCTACCGGCGCCTGGAGGCCCAAAATCAAGGCGATGAAAAGGACCGCATAGCCCATTGGCGGCTAGGCCCTAAGCTCTGGAAGAGGCCCGAGCCTTCCTCCTTTGCAGCAGCAGGAGCAAGAGCCCGGTGGCCGGGAAGAGAGCAGCCCAGCCCAGCTTCGACGAATGTCCCGAAATCGAGCAGCCGCCGCCTTCGGCTTCGCCGCCGATTCCGCTGTCGTCGACGCAGGCCGCGTCGCCCTCGCATTCGGTGTCGTCGCAATCGACCGCGCCGTCGTAGTCGTTGTCGGAGCTGTCGCCGCAATTCTCGGGGGCTCCCAGGTCATCGGGGGTCCCAACCACCATGTGGACCGAGCCGCCGGTCATCAAATCGAATTGGGCGTATATAACGTCGACGAAAACGTGGCCCCACCTATCGTGGCGAATGCCGCCGTTCATCGCCAGTTGCCCATCGGGAGCGGTCGCGATGGTGACGGGCGATGAGAAAGTCGCTCCGCCGTCGGTGCTGCGGGCGAAATTCAAGGCCTGCGTCAAATCGTCGCCGTCGGGATCGGAATGCCAAATGACGTCGATTCGCCCGCGCGAGTCCACCGCCATGTTGACGATCGGGCCCTCGAAATTGGTGGGTTCCTGGTTGACCGTGACCGGCTGGCCATAGCTGGCTCCGTCGGTGCTGGTCGACAGCAGGACCTCGGCGTTGGCAGGGTCGTCGTCGACATCGCCGGAGTAGGCGACGTAAATCTTGCCCGCGGCGTCCATGGCCACTTTGCTGAAGACCGTGGGGGGTTGGGCCGGATATTGGAAGACTTCCTCGTTCGTGGGGAAAGATGCCCCGCCGTCGCTGCTCTTGGCGGCCCTAATTTGGTTCTGGTTGGCGTCGAAATAGCTGACCACGACGGTTTCGCCGTCAGCGCCGGCCGCCACCGACGGATAAATGAAGTTATTGGACTGGGAGCCTGAAACGCCGACCACCGGTTTGGGCGGGGACCAGGTCGCGCCGCCGTCGCCGCTGCGCACGTAGTAAAGCGGGCCGGTGAAATCGGAAGTGTCGGGAGACAGCGTGGAGAAGACGACATGGAGGTTGTCCTCGGCGTCGATCGTCGTGTTCGAGAAGAGCTGGGCGAAATCGGGCTCGGTGCCCGGCGCGAGGGGGATCGGATCGCCGACCACGGTGGCATCGCTGTTGCTGTTCACCACGTTCATTTGAGGCGCGTCCGATCCGCCATTTTCCACCCTTGAGCTAAAGGCGTGGAGGTTATTGGCGCTGTCCATTTCGACCGAGGCGATCAGCTCGACGACGTTGTCCTCGCCGGACAGGACGATGGGCGGCAGGAAGGCGCCTTGGTCCTGAGCGAAGCTCACCGAGAGCATCGGCAGCTCCTGAGGGTCCTGACTGCTATCGACCCCTAAGATGGCCGCTTCAAGCGTCCCGTTGGCGTTGATCGCGAAACGGTTCAAAGTGAAGCCATTCGCGAATTGAGCGAGTCCGGAGAAGCCGATCTCGGCGATATCGCGCGGCGACCCGAAAGTCACTTCTTGGGCCCGAGCCGGACCGCCCGCGGCTAGGCTTAGATAGACGAATGCGCAA is a window encoding:
- a CDS encoding sialidase family protein; the protein is MSRIRGIFLLCAFVYLSLAAGGPARAQEVTFGSPRDIAEIGFSGLAQFANGFTLNRFAINANGTLEAAILGVDSSQDPQELPMLSVSFAQDQGAFLPPIVLSGEDNVVELIASVEMDSANNLHAFSSRVENGGSDAPQMNVVNSNSDATVVGDPIPLAPGTEPDFAQLFSNTTIDAEDNLHVVFSTLSPDTSDFTGPLYYVRSGDGGATWSPPKPVVGVSGSQSNNFIYPSVAAGADGETVVVSYFDANQNQIRAAKSSDGGASFPTNEEVFQYPAQPPTVFSKVAMDAAGKIYVAYSGDVDDDPANAEVLLSTSTDGASYGQPVTVNQEPTNFEGPIVNMAVDSRGRIDVIWHSDPDGDDLTQALNFARSTDGGATFSSPVTIATAPDGQLAMNGGIRHDRWGHVFVDVIYAQFDLMTGGSVHMVVGTPDDLGAPENCGDSSDNDYDGAVDCDDTECEGDAACVDDSGIGGEAEGGGCSISGHSSKLGWAALFPATGLLLLLLQRRKARASSRA